A single region of the Stegostoma tigrinum isolate sSteTig4 chromosome 8, sSteTig4.hap1, whole genome shotgun sequence genome encodes:
- the LOC125456133 gene encoding G-protein coupled receptor 52-like: protein MNQSTVEWRAVSVSNTSVNLSNHACPLGFGHDDAVDVCVLETAIIVLLTVLIIVGNLTVIFVFHCAPLLHHYTTSYFIQTMAYADLLVGVSCLVPALSLLHYPTGMQESLTCQVFGYVISVLKSVSMACLACISVDRYLAITKPLSYSQLVTPCRLRLCIILIWIYSCAVFLPSFFGWEKPGYHGDIFEWCATSWETNAYFTGFIVCLLYAPAAFIVCFTYFHIFKICRQHTKEISERRARFPTQDVEAAEGGPSPDRRYATVLFRITSVFYVLWLPYILYFLLESSRVLESPSLSFVTTWLAISNSFCNCVIYNLSNSVFRLGLRRLSQTACSLCLRLGDETVRDPKPRKRANSCSI, encoded by the coding sequence ATGAACCAGTCCACGGTTGAATGGAGAGCTGTGAGTGTGAGCAACACCTCAGTTAACCTGTCCAACCACGCTTGCCCATTGGGCTTTGGCCACGACGACGCAGTTGACGTTTGTGTCCTCGAGACTGCCATCATCGTGTTGCTGACAGTTCTGATCATAGTGGGAAATCTTACGGTGATCTTTGTGTTCCACTGTGCCCCACTCCTTCACCATTACACCACGAGCTATTTCATCCAGACCATGGCCTATGCAGACCTACTTGTTGGGGTAAGCTGCTTGGTTCCtgcactctctctccttcactatCCCACGGGCATGCAGGAATCTCTCACCTGCCAGGTTTTTGGCTACGTCATTTCAGTGCTGAAGAGTGTATCCATGGCTTGCCTGGCTTGCATCAGTGTCGACCGCTACCTTGCCATTACAAAACCACTCTCCTACAGCCAGCTAGTCACCCCATGCCGTCTGAGGCTGTGTATCATTCTCATATGGATATACTCCTGTGCAGTTTTCCTGCCCTCATTCTTTGGATGGGAGAAGCCAGGCTATCATGGGGACATATTTGAATGGTGTGCTACCTCTTGGGAAACCAATGCTTACTTCACAGGCTTCATAGTTTGTTTGTTGTACGCCCCTGCTGCCTTCATCGTCTGCTTCACCTActtccacatttttaaaatctgccGGCAGCACACCAAAGAAATTAGTGAGCGTCGTGCCCGGTTTCCCACCCAGGATGTGGAAGCTGCTGAGGGTGGGCCCAGCCCTGACCGGCGCTACGCAACGGTCCTGTTTCGGATTACAAGCGTCTTCTACGTGCTGTGGCTCCCCTACATTCTTTACTTCCTGCTGGAGAGCTCCCGTGTGCTGGAGAGCCCCTCGCTATCCTTCGTAACGACATGGCTAGCCATCAGCAACAGCTTCTGCAACTGTGTCATCTACAACCTCTCCAATAGCGTCTTCAGGCTGGGCTTGAGGAGACTGTCACAAACAGCTTGCTCACTGTGCCTGCGTTTGGGGGACGAGACGGTGAGAGACCCCAAACCCAGGAAACGGGCCAATTCCTGCTCCATCTAA